A single genomic interval of Daucus carota subsp. sativus chromosome 1, DH1 v3.0, whole genome shotgun sequence harbors:
- the LOC108204619 gene encoding uncharacterized protein LOC108204619, with protein MADQPKTTSNRPWILELVPLLVVILIVAHVLALVYWVYRLATERQPQRRKKH; from the exons ATGGCGGATCAGCCCAAAACGACGTCGAATCGTCCATGGATTCTCGAGCTCGTCCCTCTTCTCGTGGTCATTCTTATAGTAGCTCACGTCCTCGCTCTG GTTTACTGGGTATACAGATTAGCTACAGAGAGACAACCCCAGAGGAGAAAGAAGCACTAG
- the LOC108204618 gene encoding protein ENHANCED DISEASE RESISTANCE 2-like: protein MSLVKRKLKRRCSGIEQCAKLLEDDWKYEVIYGGSLKHVDLKHGSNGWASPPGDLFSLRSQTYFTKKAKAPSGPWLLQPAGVDWLRSYDKLDHVLGRTDNRVMNALRKAQSIGKNMKSFVMAVNLQMPGRENHSAVFYFSTDDPIASGSLLDRFINGDDAFRNSRFKMVNRIVKGPWLVKNTVGNYSACLLGKALSCSYHRGDNYLEIDVDIASSAIATTILHLALGCVTAVTIDMGFMVEAQCEEELPERLFGAVRISEMEMSSASFVETRSFNKKVGGAGSLSTN from the coding sequence ATGTCTTTAGTGAAGCGGAAGCTTAAGCGCCGATGCTCTGGCATTGAGCAATGTGCAAAACTATTGGAAGATGACTGGAAATACGAGGTTATCTATGGTGGATCATTGAAGCACGTGGACCTGAAACACGGGTCCAACGGCTGGGCTTCACCGCCAGGAGACCTCTTCTCACTCCGATCACAAACTTATTTTACCAAAAAAGCTAAGGCTCCGTCTGGTCCATGGCTTCTTCAACCAGCCGGTGTCGATTGGTTGAGATCCTATGATAAATTGGACCATGTATTGGGGAGAACAGATAATCGGGTAATGAACGCTTTGAGAAAAGCGCAATCTATAGGTAAGAACATGAAGTCATTTGTAATGGCCGTGAATCTACAAATGCCTGGACGTGAGAATCACAGTGCAGTTTTTTATTTCTCGACGGATGATCCTATTGCTTCCGGTTCGCTTTTGGACCGATTTATTAACGGCGATGATGCCTTTCGCAACAGCCGGTTTAAGATGGTGAACCGGATTGTAAAAGGACCGTGGCTTGTAAAGAACACCGTCGGAAACTACTCTGCGTGTTTATTAGGAAAAGCATTGAGTTGTAGTTACCATAGAGGTGACAATTATCTTGAGATTGATGTAGACATTGCTAGCTCAGCTATCGCGACAACGATTTTGCATTTGGCATTGGGGTGCGTCACGGCGGTGACGATCGATATGGGATTCATGGTAGAAGCACAGTGTGAAGAGGAGTTACCGGAGAGATTGTTTGGCGCGGTCAGGATTTCGGAAATGGAAATGTCGTCAGCGAGTTTCGTTGAGACGAGATCGTTTAATAAGAAAGTTGGAGGTGCTGGTAGTCTTAGTACTAATTAG
- the LOC108204616 gene encoding aspartyl protease family protein At5g10770 → MGNPTAVSSSKSLHHFIFILIASLVLVSFFNNGAAAADRKLLASESHEFHTIKLSSILPGSVCDSSSQGHKLPSPSSLKVVHKHGPCHKTKESSLPSASELLATDESRVKSINSRISFSAARNTFASTDSVRLPAKSGSSLGAGNYLVQVGLGTPKKDLSLIFDTGSDLTWTQCEPCARSCYDQAEPIFDPSKSSAYSNVSCGTPACNQLKSATGNSPGCNTNTCVYGIQYGDQSFSVGFFGKDTLTLTPTDVVPNFFFGCGQNNQGLFGQTAGLIGLARDPLSIVQQTSKQYGQVFSYCLPSRSSETGSLTFGQSYVSKAVKYTPFSSSQGTTFYFIDVLAMFVGGQKLQISPTVFSTAGSIIDSGTVITRLPPAAYTALRDAFRKQMTSYPMGKPVSILDTCYDFSKYNTVKIPTISIIFGGNTKIDIDGSGILYAVSSSQVCLAFAPNSDASDVLIYGNVQQKTMQVVYDVAGNKLGFGAKGCL, encoded by the exons ATGGGAAATCCCACTGCTGTTTCCTCCTCTAAATCACTTCATCATTTCATTTTTATACTCATAGCAAGCTTGGTCCTGGTTTCTTTTTTCAATAATGGAGCTGCAGCTGCTGACAGAAAGCTCTTGGCCTCAGAATCACATGAGTTTCATACCATCAAACTCAGCTCTATTCTTCCAGGCTCTGTCTGTGACTCCTCCTCACAAG GTCACAAACTACCATCACCATCATCACTCAAAGTAGTGCACAAACATGGACCATGCCACAAAACAAAAGAATCTTCACTGCCATCAGCATCAGAACTCCTGGCCACCGATGAATCCAGGGTGAAATCAATCAACTCCCGAATCAGTTTCAGCGCAGCTCGAAACACCTTCGCTTCCACTGATTCCGTCAGGCTTCCAGCAAAATCAGGCTCATCATTGGGCGCTGGCAACTACCTTGTCCAAGTCGGTCTGGGAACACCAAAAAAGGATTTGTCGCTGATTTTCGACACTGGCAGTGACCTTACATGGACACAATGTGAACCATGTGCAAGATCATGCTATGACCAGGCTGAGCCAATTTTCGATCCTTCAAAATCCTCTGCTTATTCGAACGTCTCGTGTGGTACACCAGCGTGTAATCAACTGAAATCCGCGACAGGGAACAGTCCAGGCTGTAACACAAACACATGTGTATACGGGATCCAGTACGGTGATCAGTCCTTCTCAGTAGGTTTCTTCGGGAAAGATACATTAACGCTAACTCCAACCGATGTCGTCCCCAATTTCTTCTTCGGATGTGGCCAAAACAATCAAGGTCTGTTTGGTCAGACTGCTGGATTAATCGGACTAGCCAGAGATCCTCTTTCTATTGTTCAACAAACATCGAAACAATACGGACAAGTTTTCTCCTACTGTCTTCCGTCTAGATCCAGTGAAACAGGTTCCCTGACGTTTGGACAATCATACGTCTCAAAAGCAGTAAAATACACTCCGTTCTCTAGTTCGCAAGGCACAACATTTTACTTCATCGACGTCCTTGCAATGTTCGTAGGCGGCCAGAAACTTCAAATCAGTCCTACTGTGTTCTCCACCGCTGGATCTATCATCGATTCTGGCACTGTCATCACACGTTTACCTCCAGCAGCTTACACAGCATTACGAGACGCGTTCAGGAAACAAATGACCAGTTATCCAATGGGGAAACCAGTTTCCATACTCGACACATGTTACGACTTCAGCAAGTACAATACAGTGAAAATTCCAACCATCAGCATTATTTTCGGTGGGAACACGAAAATTGATATTGATGGTTCCGGAATTCTGTACGCTGTCAGCTCGTCGCAAGTGTGTCTCGCCTTCGCCCCTAACAGTGATGCATCTGATGTGCTAATCTACGGGAATGTTCAGCAGAAGACTATGCAAGTTGTCTACGATGTTGCAGGAAACAAGTTAGGGTTCGGGGCTAAAGGGTGTCTttaa